In Penaeus monodon isolate SGIC_2016 chromosome 8, NSTDA_Pmon_1, whole genome shotgun sequence, one DNA window encodes the following:
- the LOC119575938 gene encoding basic salivary proline-rich protein 2-like, producing the protein MPAPKRGDKKINHVQNVCPQIANEGSRGAPSGATPRPGVSDPPRRPRLNQGTVNSQNSGPPRATPKPKGGTKRPGPESDSEGIWPPRRFPQFKAPFKTPEGFDNPYKGKGHWNQRKMGVDGLAQYGHHQASRLEPAPSGKRGPLKTARGSKKRPALFLPPPGTSSGGGTNEKGVPDSKRKKVPPPKPEIPTTGFPRNICGFSSGVPPPRNSAQGA; encoded by the exons ATGCCTGCTCCCAAGAGGGGGGACAAgaaaataaatcatgtacaaaatGTCTGTCCCCAGATTGCCAACGAGGGCTCTCGTGGGGCCCCCTCCGGGGCCACACCCAGACCAGGGGTCTCTGACCCCCCTAGACGACCACGACTGAATCAGGGCACCGTAAACAGCCAAAACAGCGGGCCCCCACGAGCAACCCCCAAGCCGAAAGGGGGAACGAAACGGCCggggccggagtccgactctgaggGCATTTggcccccaaggcgtttcccgcaatttaaggccccctttaaaacccccgaaGGTTTCGACAATCCCTACAAAGGAAAGGGGCATTGGAACCAGCGCAAAATGGGCGTCGATGGGTtg GCCcaatacggacaccaccag gcatcacgcctggagccggcGCCGTCAGGAAAGAGGGGGCCCCTAAAAACGGCAAGAGGTTCTAAGAAGCGACCagctttgttcctgccccccccaggcacctcgtctgggggaggaacaaacgAAAAAGGGGTTCCCGACTCCAAGAGGAAAAAAGTCCCCCCACCGAAACCGGAGATCCCGACAACAGGATTCCCCC GGAACATCTGTGGTTTCTCCTCAGGGGTgcctcctccacgcaatagtgctcAAGGAGcatga